In the Victivallis sp. Marseille-Q1083 genome, one interval contains:
- a CDS encoding type II secretion system protein gives MKRMQTSRMGKRVKLQKFTLIELLVVIAIIAILASMLLPALSKAKAAAMSINCVNTAKQLLLGSQMYGNDFEDYFAPGWISSSNNCWRIMHAGEYFPASAMACKSALGDQFHDGTEGTPGAGTYVSYMSNLFITGRPAWFDYSKRTALNRPSMTLEFFEGARDGDGNHHLDGVWNCWYVIQYWTSVRDSGAERHNRKGTAGFVDGHVSQHRTDQLNNEYYFTN, from the coding sequence ATGAAGCGAATGCAAACAAGTCGGATGGGAAAAAGAGTGAAATTGCAGAAATTTACACTTATAGAATTGTTGGTAGTGATTGCTATCATAGCCATTCTTGCCAGCATGTTGCTTCCTGCCTTAAGCAAGGCAAAAGCGGCGGCAATGAGTATCAATTGCGTTAATACAGCCAAACAGTTACTGCTGGGCTCTCAAATGTATGGAAATGATTTTGAGGATTATTTTGCTCCCGGCTGGATATCTTCGAGCAATAATTGCTGGCGCATCATGCATGCTGGAGAATATTTCCCGGCAAGCGCCATGGCCTGCAAAAGTGCGCTGGGCGATCAGTTTCATGACGGCACGGAAGGTACTCCGGGAGCTGGAACTTACGTAAGTTACATGTCTAATTTGTTCATTACAGGCCGGCCTGCATGGTTTGATTACTCCAAGCGGACGGCCCTGAATCGACCGTCAATGACTCTGGAATTCTTTGAAGGCGCTCGGGATGGCGACGGCAACCATCATCTTGACGGAGTATGGAACTGCTGGTATGTGATTCAGTATTGGACGAGCGTGCGCGATTCTGGAGCGGAGCGGCATAATCGGAAAGGTACGGCTGGCTTTGTCGATGGCCATGTATCGCAACATCGGACAGATCAACTGAACAATGAATATTATTTTACCAACTAA